A genomic segment from Glycine soja cultivar W05 chromosome 20, ASM419377v2, whole genome shotgun sequence encodes:
- the LOC114402596 gene encoding uncharacterized protein LOC114402596 isoform X1 → MAEGSSSTDIQRILAAIKSSEIVEDRVQLFSDLGRIELKNVSESDYASVINCLVTFWENFTCLDVTQCMLNRSIIHVALSYMDFNPSSCLPQFLTLGVKASVWCGKHLKMSLLSTEDSEEDEHSSVFYQLLMEILRFSASTFSTLLKFTDFGDKELMDTVEIFILEALNLTKDSISDAKKIQSFGSEILKVAHMVIDAVVKLCKTRSELINQEGGDEKWLRLDKPATFDHVIHITKCAIEKLSQIGVLAANDGGNSVNILNVSWKGVVSLLQGGGGHFTEVNIANIVLTLLALITEPLKCAAQAWSSSLNEAISVTEAKRIFVPVKFYLINAVKICSLYPHQAYTVYKEITLCVLKIKCFWIFVSNENLLKCASVIITELLEETTLNLLLSLLNSHKLKLEQRLQVLEWLFINKGDCHSGLDCPTLSDCNLAWVNEIFCNSYESMSRSKILILGRVVLFINFLRHSLELDGDVRIAITQKLYWFLDVLVEEDVYSHILVLQFPLLYGSGKTVELLWQPMFTFLLQAFKTFMIVISSSTAWEELESFLSENFFHPHFLCWEIVMECWCFMLRYAETQMANSILGKLCSLLKLSASSYSVFLPYSSFRKLARSICMLLTDGAQSMVNVVYMSLVGDGKSHLSSVFCLALFMEGFPFDLLTDELRKTSIQRIISDYFDFIDNFDEAPMVACSSGLFGVPVFILSVSLQSLQDGLSDIDERALKFLVAISSNYKSTVDKVIKDRFLQLFSETLGIISYLKKLYTSNAIEQVIMEIQNIFLSEPPALLDKCKPHLAQFLAGLVHMEISESDDDAKSCAVWELYHLLLKERHWALSHLAITAFGYFASHTRCNKLWRFVPEDAALSYDTVSGVESDQQRFMVEFGKFLKKEIALLTLEPSPEQLDLLGREGFVLKQMVQKISATGEEREKCEIVDVDHKNQSNKKRKLPDGISRGVELLKNGLKIIGDGFSQWQLNDFDTTELHVKYLTQFSQLEDVITNFEELTGSGEVCSSSM, encoded by the exons ATGGCGGAAGGTAGCTCCAGCACCGATATCCAGAGAATACTCGCAGCCATTAAATCCTCTGAG ATTGTGGAGGATCGCGTTCAGTTGTTTAGCGATCTAGGACGCATAGAATTGAAGAACGTTTCCGAGTCCGACTATGCTTCCGTCATTAACTGCCTCGTA ACTTTTTGGGAGAACTTCACATGTTTGGATGTGACCCAGTGCATGCTCAATAGAAGCATTATACACGTAGCTTTGAGCTATATGGATTTTAACCCATCCAGTTGCTTACCACAATTTCTCACTCTTGGAGTTAAG GCCAGTGTCTGGTGTGGCAAGCATTTAAAGATGAGTCTTTTGTCGACTGAAGACTCTGAGGAAGATGAACATAGCTCTGTATTTTACCAG CTTCTTATGGAGATCCTAAGGTTTTCTGCATCAACTTTTTCAACTTTGTTGAAATTCACTGATTTTGGTGACAAGGAATTGATGGACACTGTTGAAATCTTTATTTTAGAAGCATTAAATCTGACCAAAGATTCTATATCAGATGCTAAG AAAATTCAATCATTTGGGTCAGAAATATTGAAGGTTGCACACATGGTCATTGATGCTGTGGTAAAATTATGCAAGACGCGTTCTGAATTAATAAACCAGGAGGGAGGTGATGAAAAATGGTTGAGGCTTGACAAGCCTGCTACTTTTGACCATGTTATCCACATAACAAAATGTGCAATAGAAAAGCTGTCTCAGATTGGTGTCCTTGCTGCAAATGATGGTGGCAACTCTGTCAATATTCTTAATGTCTCCTGGAAAGGTGTTGTTTCTTTGCTTCAAGGTGGTGGTGGACATTTTACAGAAGTTAACATAGCAAATATAGTGTTAACTTTGCTTGCATTGATAACGGAGCCTCTGAAATGTGCTGCCCAGGCTTGGTCTTCCTCACTGAATGAAGCCATTTCTGTGACTGAAGCTAAAAGGATCTTTGTGCCAGTGAAATTTTACCTAATTAATGCTGTAAAAATATGCTCACTGTATCCTCATCAGGCCTATACAGTGTACAAGGAAATTACGCTGTGTGTTCTCAAGATCAAATGTTTTTGGATTTTTGTAAGTAACGAAAACCTTCTGAAATGTGCATCTGTGATAATTACTGAATTACTGGAGGAAACAACATTGAATTTGCTATTGTCTTTGCTAAATTCTCATAAACTGAAACTGGAACAGAGGCTTCAGGTGCTAGAATGGTTGTTCATTAATAAAGGGGATTGTCATTCTGGCCTTGATTGTCCAACCTTAAGTGATTGTAACCTTGCATGGGTTAATGAAATCTTTTGCAATAGTTATGAAAGTATGAGCAGATCAAAAATACTAATACTTGGTCGAGTTGTATTGTTTATTAACTTCCTCAGACATTCGCTTGAGCTTGATGGAGATGTGAGAATAGCAATAACTCAGAAGCTTTATTGGTTTTTGGATGTTTTAGTTGAGGAAGATGTCTATTCTCATATACTTGTTTTGCAATTTCCTTTATTGTATGGCTCTGGAAAAACAGTGGAACTCTTGTGGCAGCCTATGTTTACTTTCCTCTTGCAAGCATTCAAAACCTTCATGATCGTGATCTCTTCAAGTACAGCTTGGGAGGAGTTGGAGTCTTTCTTATCAGAGAATTTCTTTCATCCTCACTTTTTATGCTGGGAGATTGTGATGGAATGCTGGTGCTTTATGCTGCGATATGCTGAAACACAAATGGCAAACAGCATTCTTGGAAAACTATGTTCATTACTTAAGCTGTCGGCATCCTCATACTCAGTTTTCCTGCCTTATTCTTCCTTCAGAAAGTTGGCAAGATCAATATGCATGCTTTTAACCGATGGTGCACAATCAATGGTTAACGTGGTGTACATGTCTCTTGTTGGTGATGGGAAATCCCATTTGTCATCAGTTTTTTGTTTGGCTTTGTTCATGGAAGGTTTTCCTTTTGATTTACTGACAGATGAATTGAGAAAGACTTCTATTCAAAGAATTATATCTGACTATTTTGACTTCATAGACAACTTTGATGAAGCACCAATGGTGGCATGCTCCTCTGGTTTGTTTGGTGTTCCAGTTTTTATTCTTTCTGTTTCTTTGCAATCACT CCAGGATGGACTATCTGATATTGATGAAAGGGCCTTGAAGTTTTTGGTTGCAATTTCTTCTAATTACAAAAGTACTGTAGACAAAGTAATCAAGGACCGTTTTCTTCAGCTTTTCAGTGAAACTCTTGGGATCATCTCCTATTTGAAAAAACTGTATACCTCAAATGCTATTGAACAAGTCATCATGGAGattcaaaatatctttttgtcTGAGCCTCCAGCCCTTTTGGACAAATGCAAACCACATTTGGCCCAATTCCTTGCAGGACTTGTTCACATGGAAATTTCCGAAAGTGATGATGATGCTAAGAGCTGTGCTGTGTGGGAATTATATCACTTGCTCTTGAAAGAGCGGCACTGGGCACTCAGTCACTTGGCAATAACTGCATTTGGATATTTTGCTTCTCATACTAGGTGCAATAAGCTATGGAGATTTGTTCCAGAAGATGCAGCGCTTTCATATGATACAGTTTCAGGAGTGGAGTCAGATCAGCAAAGATTTATGGTTGAGTTtggaaaatttcttaaaaaggaAATAGCTCTTCTTACACTTGAACCAAGCCCTGAACAGCTTGATCTTCTAGGGAGAGAAGGTTTTGTGTTGAAACAGATGGTCCAAAAGATTTCAGCCActggtgaagagagagagaaatgtgaGATCGTGGATGTTGATCACAAGAACCAATCAAATAAAAAGAGGAAACTTCCTGATGGAATTAGCAGAGGAGTGGAATTGCTGAAAAATGGTTTAAAAATTATTGGTGACGGTTTTTCCCAGTGGCAGCTTAATGATTTTGATACCACTGAACTGCATGTAAAATATTTGACTCAGTTTTCTCAACTTGAAGACGTAATTACTAACTTTGAGGAATTGACCGGCAGCGGTGAGGTATGTTCATCTTCTATGTAG
- the LOC114402596 gene encoding uncharacterized protein LOC114402596 isoform X2 has protein sequence MAEGSSSTDIQRILAAIKSSEIVEDRVQLFSDLGRIELKNVSESDYASVINCLVTFWENFTCLDVTQCMLNRSIIHVALSYMDFNPSSCLPQFLTLGVKASVWCGKHLKMSLLSTEDSEEDEHSSVFYQLLMEILRFSASTFSTLLKFTDFGDKELMDTVEIFILEALNLTKDSISDAKKIQSFGSEILKVAHMVIDAVVKLCKTRSELINQEGGDEKWLRLDKPATFDHVIHITKCAIEKLSQIGVLAANDGGNSVNILNVSWKGVVSLLQGGGGHFTEVNIANIVLTLLALITEPLKCAAQAWSSSLNEAISVTEAKRIFVPVKFYLINAVKICSLYPHQAYTVYKEITLCVLKIKCFWIFVSNENLLKCASVIITELLEETTLNLLLSLLNSHKLKLEQRLQVLEWLFINKGDCHSGLDCPTLSDCNLAWVNEIFCNSYESMSRSKILILGRVVLFINFLRHSLELDGDVRIAITQKLYWFLDVLVEEDVYSHILVLQFPLLYGSGKTVELLWQPMFTFLLQAFKTFMIVISSSTAWEELESFLSENFFHPHFLCWEIVMECWCFMLRYAETQMANSILGKLCSLLKLSASSYSVFLPYSSFRKLARSICMLLTDGAQSMVNVVYMSLVGDGKSHLSSVFCLALFMEGFPFDLLTDELRKTSIQRIISDYFDFIDNFDEAPMVACSSGLFGVPVFILSVSLQSLQDGLSDIDERALKFLVAISSNYKSTVDKVIKDRFLQLFSETLGIISYLKKLYTSNAIEQVIMEIQNIFLSEPPALLDKCKPHLAQFLAGLVHMEISESDDDAKSCAVWELYHLLLKERHWALSHLAITAFGYFASHTRCNKLWRFVPEDAALSYDTVSGVESDQQRFMVEFGKFLKKEIALLTLEPSPEQLDLLGREGFVLKQMVQKISATGEEREKCEIVDVDHKNQSNKKRKLPDGISRGVELLKNGLKIIGDGFSQWQLNDFDTTELHVKYLTQFSQLEDVITNFEELTGSGE, from the exons ATGGCGGAAGGTAGCTCCAGCACCGATATCCAGAGAATACTCGCAGCCATTAAATCCTCTGAG ATTGTGGAGGATCGCGTTCAGTTGTTTAGCGATCTAGGACGCATAGAATTGAAGAACGTTTCCGAGTCCGACTATGCTTCCGTCATTAACTGCCTCGTA ACTTTTTGGGAGAACTTCACATGTTTGGATGTGACCCAGTGCATGCTCAATAGAAGCATTATACACGTAGCTTTGAGCTATATGGATTTTAACCCATCCAGTTGCTTACCACAATTTCTCACTCTTGGAGTTAAG GCCAGTGTCTGGTGTGGCAAGCATTTAAAGATGAGTCTTTTGTCGACTGAAGACTCTGAGGAAGATGAACATAGCTCTGTATTTTACCAG CTTCTTATGGAGATCCTAAGGTTTTCTGCATCAACTTTTTCAACTTTGTTGAAATTCACTGATTTTGGTGACAAGGAATTGATGGACACTGTTGAAATCTTTATTTTAGAAGCATTAAATCTGACCAAAGATTCTATATCAGATGCTAAG AAAATTCAATCATTTGGGTCAGAAATATTGAAGGTTGCACACATGGTCATTGATGCTGTGGTAAAATTATGCAAGACGCGTTCTGAATTAATAAACCAGGAGGGAGGTGATGAAAAATGGTTGAGGCTTGACAAGCCTGCTACTTTTGACCATGTTATCCACATAACAAAATGTGCAATAGAAAAGCTGTCTCAGATTGGTGTCCTTGCTGCAAATGATGGTGGCAACTCTGTCAATATTCTTAATGTCTCCTGGAAAGGTGTTGTTTCTTTGCTTCAAGGTGGTGGTGGACATTTTACAGAAGTTAACATAGCAAATATAGTGTTAACTTTGCTTGCATTGATAACGGAGCCTCTGAAATGTGCTGCCCAGGCTTGGTCTTCCTCACTGAATGAAGCCATTTCTGTGACTGAAGCTAAAAGGATCTTTGTGCCAGTGAAATTTTACCTAATTAATGCTGTAAAAATATGCTCACTGTATCCTCATCAGGCCTATACAGTGTACAAGGAAATTACGCTGTGTGTTCTCAAGATCAAATGTTTTTGGATTTTTGTAAGTAACGAAAACCTTCTGAAATGTGCATCTGTGATAATTACTGAATTACTGGAGGAAACAACATTGAATTTGCTATTGTCTTTGCTAAATTCTCATAAACTGAAACTGGAACAGAGGCTTCAGGTGCTAGAATGGTTGTTCATTAATAAAGGGGATTGTCATTCTGGCCTTGATTGTCCAACCTTAAGTGATTGTAACCTTGCATGGGTTAATGAAATCTTTTGCAATAGTTATGAAAGTATGAGCAGATCAAAAATACTAATACTTGGTCGAGTTGTATTGTTTATTAACTTCCTCAGACATTCGCTTGAGCTTGATGGAGATGTGAGAATAGCAATAACTCAGAAGCTTTATTGGTTTTTGGATGTTTTAGTTGAGGAAGATGTCTATTCTCATATACTTGTTTTGCAATTTCCTTTATTGTATGGCTCTGGAAAAACAGTGGAACTCTTGTGGCAGCCTATGTTTACTTTCCTCTTGCAAGCATTCAAAACCTTCATGATCGTGATCTCTTCAAGTACAGCTTGGGAGGAGTTGGAGTCTTTCTTATCAGAGAATTTCTTTCATCCTCACTTTTTATGCTGGGAGATTGTGATGGAATGCTGGTGCTTTATGCTGCGATATGCTGAAACACAAATGGCAAACAGCATTCTTGGAAAACTATGTTCATTACTTAAGCTGTCGGCATCCTCATACTCAGTTTTCCTGCCTTATTCTTCCTTCAGAAAGTTGGCAAGATCAATATGCATGCTTTTAACCGATGGTGCACAATCAATGGTTAACGTGGTGTACATGTCTCTTGTTGGTGATGGGAAATCCCATTTGTCATCAGTTTTTTGTTTGGCTTTGTTCATGGAAGGTTTTCCTTTTGATTTACTGACAGATGAATTGAGAAAGACTTCTATTCAAAGAATTATATCTGACTATTTTGACTTCATAGACAACTTTGATGAAGCACCAATGGTGGCATGCTCCTCTGGTTTGTTTGGTGTTCCAGTTTTTATTCTTTCTGTTTCTTTGCAATCACT CCAGGATGGACTATCTGATATTGATGAAAGGGCCTTGAAGTTTTTGGTTGCAATTTCTTCTAATTACAAAAGTACTGTAGACAAAGTAATCAAGGACCGTTTTCTTCAGCTTTTCAGTGAAACTCTTGGGATCATCTCCTATTTGAAAAAACTGTATACCTCAAATGCTATTGAACAAGTCATCATGGAGattcaaaatatctttttgtcTGAGCCTCCAGCCCTTTTGGACAAATGCAAACCACATTTGGCCCAATTCCTTGCAGGACTTGTTCACATGGAAATTTCCGAAAGTGATGATGATGCTAAGAGCTGTGCTGTGTGGGAATTATATCACTTGCTCTTGAAAGAGCGGCACTGGGCACTCAGTCACTTGGCAATAACTGCATTTGGATATTTTGCTTCTCATACTAGGTGCAATAAGCTATGGAGATTTGTTCCAGAAGATGCAGCGCTTTCATATGATACAGTTTCAGGAGTGGAGTCAGATCAGCAAAGATTTATGGTTGAGTTtggaaaatttcttaaaaaggaAATAGCTCTTCTTACACTTGAACCAAGCCCTGAACAGCTTGATCTTCTAGGGAGAGAAGGTTTTGTGTTGAAACAGATGGTCCAAAAGATTTCAGCCActggtgaagagagagagaaatgtgaGATCGTGGATGTTGATCACAAGAACCAATCAAATAAAAAGAGGAAACTTCCTGATGGAATTAGCAGAGGAGTGGAATTGCTGAAAAATGGTTTAAAAATTATTGGTGACGGTTTTTCCCAGTGGCAGCTTAATGATTTTGATACCACTGAACTGCATGTAAAATATTTGACTCAGTTTTCTCAACTTGAAGACGTAATTACTAACTTTGAGGAATTGACCGGCAGCGGTGAG TGA